A portion of the bacterium genome contains these proteins:
- a CDS encoding prepilin-type N-terminal cleavage/methylation domain-containing protein has translation MQTKKGFTIIELMLAMTMVSMLMLAIAMMVMQMMSIMTKGNTFRELNSAGRTINDDFTRTFNSLNNIDGWNGGASDNIESSNSVYVNTNTWGAFCTGKDSYIWNRRDGDVVRYSDSSDRVKLIRISDPAKIYCRPASTGGAMSHLESVNRNDAKELIGQGEVDLRVYDIMFSRLAQDNLSNQSIIKISYVLRTAHDGEINQPNCNPANQLRDYCAINKFELVVRTLGR, from the coding sequence ATGCAAACTAAAAAAGGTTTTACTATAATAGAACTGATGCTCGCTATGACAATGGTTTCTATGCTAATGCTTGCCATTGCAATGATGGTTATGCAGATGATGTCTATTATGACCAAGGGGAATACTTTTAGGGAACTAAACTCTGCTGGTAGAACTATAAATGATGACTTTACGCGCACTTTTAACTCTTTGAACAATATAGATGGCTGGAACGGCGGAGCATCTGATAATATCGAGTCTTCTAATTCGGTATATGTAAATACTAATACTTGGGGCGCTTTTTGTACGGGAAAAGATAGTTATATCTGGAATAGACGAGATGGTGATGTTGTGAGATATAGTGACTCAAGTGATAGGGTAAAACTTATAAGAATATCTGATCCTGCAAAGATCTATTGCCGACCAGCTTCAACTGGTGGAGCTATGTCGCATCTTGAGAGTGTCAATAGAAATGATGCCAAGGAGTTGATTGGACAAGGTGAAGTTGATCTACGCGTATACGATATTATGTTCTCGAGATTAGCACAAGATAATCTATCTAACCAGAGTATAATTAAGATTTCTTATGTTTTAAGAACAGCACACGACGGAGAGATTAACCAGCCTAACTGCAACCCTGCCAACCAGCTACGAGACTACTGTGCGATAAATAAATTCGAATTAGTTGTACGTACGCTCGGAAGATAA
- a CDS encoding type II secretion system protein: MKDGQMKRAFTIIEVVLVLSISSLFAVGMMVGWNINIERQRYNDTVNTLKSDIQGIFNEVENPTNSRGDISCLDNGENVGLRTTGSLSSRGTSRCILLGKLVIFGDGTSGSIGGSPLGQYSQDIINVVDVVGLDIDSSNACGGPCNNHIDALRATKFVFDYGAERVSNPKVINLQWSGTYKLITDNRDTGGGNRLFRSSNDWQGFGQNSTGSVANILILRSPIDNTVISFALPGNTITESFLDNTSRVSIIRRLVLDHNLTLNVSRKFDVCVRNSGASRFVAGEAIFGRNKVIRIGGSAAAVEIAPLDGPGSVSCGNGIGFDDVSREG, encoded by the coding sequence ATGAAAGATGGGCAAATGAAACGGGCTTTTACAATTATAGAGGTGGTACTTGTGTTATCGATTTCTTCGCTTTTTGCCGTCGGTATGATGGTGGGGTGGAATATCAACATTGAGCGACAGAGGTATAATGATACGGTTAATACGCTTAAATCTGATATCCAAGGTATCTTTAATGAAGTAGAGAATCCGACTAATAGTAGGGGTGACATATCTTGTTTAGATAATGGTGAAAATGTAGGTCTTCGGACTACTGGTAGTTTGTCTTCGAGGGGAACTTCTCGCTGTATACTTCTTGGTAAGCTCGTCATTTTTGGGGACGGTACTTCCGGTAGTATTGGAGGAAGCCCATTGGGTCAATACTCACAGGACATTATTAATGTTGTTGACGTTGTTGGTTTAGACATAGATTCGTCTAACGCATGTGGCGGACCGTGTAACAACCATATAGATGCTCTTAGGGCTACCAAGTTTGTTTTTGATTATGGGGCTGAGCGGGTTTCGAACCCTAAGGTTATTAACCTTCAGTGGTCTGGCACCTATAAGCTGATAACCGACAACAGAGACACGGGTGGTGGTAACCGTTTATTTAGATCTTCAAATGACTGGCAGGGTTTTGGTCAAAATTCTACTGGGTCGGTTGCTAATATTCTAATCTTAAGATCACCTATCGACAATACAGTTATTTCTTTTGCTTTGCCGGGAAATACTATAACCGAAAGCTTCCTCGACAATACATCTAGAGTATCCATTATACGTCGACTTGTCCTTGACCATAACTTAACTCTTAACGTCTCGCGAAAATTTGATGTATGTGTTAGGAATTCTGGAGCTTCAAGGTTTGTAGCTGGGGAGGCAATATTTGGTAGGAATAAAGTTATTAGGATAGGCGGATCTGCTGCGGCTGTCGAGATTGCACCTTTGGATGGACCGGGATCAGTTTCTTGTGGAAATGGTATAGGATTCGATGATGTTAGCAGGGAGGGTTGA
- a CDS encoding prepilin peptidase, whose amino-acid sequence MEILAIVLAGIFGAIWGSFSVAQVWRLRAGQLSSIKKSDPDFNKNEFLRLKKLTQKSFKNDRSQCLNCGYQLKIWDLVPIFSWAFLRGRCRNCRTKIGWLEFLAEIFTALAFAILVFSGISKGWNFGVIFALILAILPLVILFIYDAKWSLLPSKLLWVFLILSGVFFLVSNFSGLASIGIWFNLVVSVVAFPIIYWALATFSKEKLVGGGDWVLALGLVMLLPNAPINGVLMMFASNMIALILAISMAILKKTSLKKGAQIPFGPSMILAWFILFIFWNNLEAIFRFLM is encoded by the coding sequence ATGGAGATTTTGGCGATTGTATTGGCTGGAATTTTTGGCGCAATTTGGGGGAGTTTTTCTGTTGCGCAAGTTTGGCGATTGCGTGCCGGCCAACTTTCTTCAATAAAAAAGTCTGATCCAGATTTTAATAAAAATGAATTTTTGAGATTAAAAAAACTGACTCAAAAATCATTCAAAAACGATCGCTCGCAGTGTCTAAATTGCGGGTATCAACTTAAGATCTGGGATCTGGTTCCGATTTTCTCGTGGGCCTTTTTGCGCGGAAGGTGCAGAAATTGCCGCACCAAAATTGGCTGGCTTGAATTTTTAGCAGAAATTTTCACTGCGCTGGCTTTTGCTATTTTGGTCTTTTCTGGAATATCAAAGGGCTGGAATTTTGGCGTTATCTTCGCGCTAATTTTAGCGATATTGCCACTAGTAATACTATTCATTTATGATGCTAAATGGTCGCTCCTGCCAAGTAAGCTATTGTGGGTTTTTCTAATTTTGAGCGGTGTTTTCTTCTTGGTTTCTAATTTCTCGGGATTAGCTTCGATTGGCATTTGGTTTAACCTAGTAGTTTCTGTTGTTGCTTTCCCGATTATATATTGGGCGCTCGCAACATTTTCGAAAGAGAAGTTGGTTGGCGGTGGCGATTGGGTTTTGGCGTTAGGACTGGTGATGTTGCTGCCGAATGCACCAATAAATGGTGTCTTGATGATGTTCGCGTCCAATATGATTGCGTTAATTTTGGCTATCTCTATGGCGATTCTGAAGAAGACTTCGCTAAAGAAAGGCGCGCAAATTCCTTTTGGCCCATCGATGATTTTAGCGTGGTTTATTTTGTTTATATTTTGGAATAATTTAGAGGCAATTTTTAGATTTTTGATGTAA
- a CDS encoding tyrosine-type recombinase/integrase produces the protein MYLSELMEEFLESLEVESGRSLKTIENYRLYIERFAEFADDIPVEKITSDLVRKYRLWLNRYENFEGKTLSRSTQAYHLIALRRFLTYLARRDIKSLEPSKIELPKVIKPQVSFLHYEEVTRLIEAIPLETESDFRDRAIIELLFSSGLRVSELVNLNRDHINTSRREFMVRGKGSKDRPIFISKSAADHIDNYLEKRNDSLVPLFISYSKRHKKPSTDGNYRRITARTVQRLIEKYSRLAGITKKVSPHTMRHSFATDLLINGADLRSVQGMLGHANIATTQIYTHITDQHLKEIHEKFHSETE, from the coding sequence ATGTATCTCTCAGAATTAATGGAAGAATTTCTGGAAAGTCTCGAGGTAGAAAGCGGACGCTCGCTTAAAACGATCGAAAATTACCGTCTTTACATCGAGCGCTTTGCTGAGTTTGCCGATGATATTCCTGTCGAAAAAATCACCAGCGACCTTGTCCGCAAGTATCGCCTTTGGCTCAACCGCTACGAGAATTTCGAAGGTAAAACTCTCAGTCGATCTACGCAAGCATATCATCTTATCGCACTTCGAAGATTTCTTACATATCTTGCGCGCCGCGATATCAAAAGCCTCGAGCCTAGCAAAATTGAATTGCCTAAAGTTATCAAGCCTCAGGTTTCTTTTCTTCACTATGAAGAAGTCACTCGGCTTATTGAGGCCATTCCGTTAGAAACTGAAAGTGATTTTCGAGACAGAGCAATTATCGAGCTTTTGTTTTCAAGTGGTCTGCGTGTTTCGGAACTCGTAAATCTTAATCGAGATCATATCAACACTTCTCGCCGAGAATTTATGGTGCGAGGAAAAGGCTCCAAGGATCGCCCGATTTTCATTTCTAAATCCGCCGCCGACCACATCGACAACTATCTCGAAAAACGCAATGATAGCTTGGTTCCGCTTTTTATCTCTTATTCGAAGCGCCACAAAAAACCTTCAACTGATGGAAATTACCGTAGAATCACCGCGCGAACTGTCCAGCGCCTGATCGAAAAATACTCTCGCCTCGCAGGAATAACCAAAAAAGTCTCGCCACACACGATGCGCCACTCTTTTGCAACGGATCTATTGATTAACGGTGCGGATTTGCGATCAGTTCAGGGAATGCTGGGTCACGCCAACATCGCAACCACCCAGATTTATACTCACATCACAGATCAACACCTTAAAGAAATCCACGAAAAATTTCACTCAGAGACAGAATAA
- a CDS encoding type II secretion system F family protein — protein sequence MKKFSYEARDKATGKIEKAEIQAETEMAAGRLLLERGLVPIKDLKEAGQGSTLERLTTRITSKDKIVFTRQFATLIGAGLPLAQALRTVAEQTENKKMRSVVEEITARVEGGSSLSDSFSKHPEVFDKVYLALIAAGELSGTLDESLRRIALQQEKDAAMMSKIRGALTYPLIVLVVIGLVMGFLMFTVVPQVEQLYKDMKKELPFLTQVMVGTANFLMSFWWLILIIIIGLGVLFANWLKTDMGIRFSAKFKLNVPIFNPLFRKLYMARFCRTGQLLLSTGISMVDMLGITSDAVNNVVIKERIDDASKKVAGGKNLSDALKDKDYILPLVPQMISIGEKSGKIDEMMGKTAQVYEDELDEQIKAISTMIEPILMVVMAVMAGGMIGAILFPIYSLVQGI from the coding sequence ATGAAGAAATTTTCTTACGAAGCCAGAGATAAGGCTACTGGAAAAATCGAAAAGGCTGAGATCCAAGCAGAAACAGAGATGGCGGCAGGACGATTGCTCCTTGAGCGCGGTCTTGTGCCTATTAAGGACCTGAAAGAAGCAGGTCAAGGCTCGACCTTAGAGAGACTTACCACTCGAATTACTTCCAAAGACAAAATTGTCTTCACTCGTCAGTTTGCGACATTGATTGGTGCAGGTTTGCCTTTGGCTCAAGCGCTCCGAACTGTTGCAGAGCAGACAGAAAATAAAAAAATGCGTTCCGTGGTCGAAGAAATTACGGCTCGAGTTGAGGGTGGCTCGAGTTTGTCGGATTCATTTTCTAAGCATCCAGAGGTCTTTGACAAAGTATATCTAGCCTTGATTGCGGCGGGTGAACTTTCTGGAACGCTAGATGAATCTCTTCGCCGAATTGCTCTTCAGCAAGAAAAGGATGCCGCAATGATGTCTAAGATTCGCGGAGCGCTGACTTATCCGCTTATTGTTTTGGTGGTGATCGGTCTGGTGATGGGCTTCTTGATGTTTACAGTCGTGCCGCAGGTTGAGCAACTCTATAAAGACATGAAAAAAGAATTGCCATTTTTGACGCAAGTTATGGTTGGAACTGCTAATTTCTTGATGAGTTTCTGGTGGTTAATCTTGATAATTATTATCGGGCTCGGTGTTCTATTTGCTAACTGGCTCAAGACGGATATGGGTATTCGATTTTCAGCTAAGTTTAAGTTAAATGTGCCGATTTTTAATCCGCTCTTCAGAAAATTATATATGGCGCGATTTTGTAGGACTGGTCAATTGTTGCTTTCGACTGGAATTTCTATGGTTGATATGCTCGGGATTACTTCTGATGCGGTCAATAATGTCGTGATTAAAGAAAGAATCGACGATGCTTCGAAAAAGGTTGCTGGCGGTAAAAACCTCTCTGATGCGCTCAAAGACAAGGATTATATTTTGCCACTTGTGCCGCAAATGATTTCTATCGGTGAAAAATCTGGTAAAATTGATGAAATGATGGGTAAAACTGCGCAAGTTTATGAAGATGAATTGGATGAGCAAATTAAGGCGATTTCGACGATGATTGAGCCTATTTTGATGGTGGTGATGGCGGTTATGGCCGGCGGTATGATTGGTGCGATTTTGTTCCCAATCTATAGTTTGGTTCAAGGAATTTAA